From a single Pseudalkalibacillus hwajinpoensis genomic region:
- a CDS encoding Gfo/Idh/MocA family protein, with the protein MVVRFGIMGTANIARKAVIPAIINSSNAKVVSVASGSGRAKKFAKEMGIDGYHDSYEAMLEDDSIDAVYIPLPNALHKKWTIEAARKGKHVLCEKPAAITAQDASEMVQVCEENGVTFMEAFMYQFHPQHDLVRDVIASGEIGDVKHMRTNFSFFIGDKPENIRLNRELGGGSIWDVGCYCIHSARFILNEPKKVYAEAQVPPDVGVDMSAAGIFTFANGVTASFDCSFERQMSNTYEVLGTKGSIKVPFAYRPDAPDAGGFVYVTNSNGETREEVADGEQYTLMIDHFADCVQNNQQPSYSGEATINNLKAIEACYRSIEKNSPEEIG; encoded by the coding sequence ATGGTAGTGAGGTTTGGCATCATGGGTACTGCGAACATTGCAAGGAAAGCTGTAATCCCTGCGATTATCAATTCAAGCAATGCAAAAGTGGTGAGTGTGGCAAGTGGAAGCGGGCGTGCGAAAAAATTCGCTAAGGAAATGGGAATTGACGGTTATCATGATAGCTACGAGGCAATGCTTGAAGACGATTCTATTGATGCAGTTTATATTCCGTTACCTAATGCGCTCCACAAAAAATGGACAATTGAAGCAGCTAGAAAAGGGAAACATGTGCTTTGTGAAAAACCTGCAGCAATCACAGCTCAGGATGCGAGTGAGATGGTTCAGGTGTGTGAAGAAAATGGTGTAACGTTCATGGAAGCGTTTATGTACCAATTTCATCCTCAGCACGACCTTGTCAGAGATGTGATCGCATCGGGTGAGATTGGTGACGTAAAACACATGCGAACAAACTTTTCGTTTTTCATTGGCGATAAGCCCGAAAACATAAGGCTTAACCGTGAACTTGGAGGAGGAAGCATTTGGGACGTTGGGTGCTACTGTATACACTCAGCTCGATTCATTCTTAATGAGCCGAAAAAAGTCTATGCTGAAGCTCAGGTGCCACCTGATGTTGGTGTGGATATGTCAGCAGCAGGTATTTTCACATTCGCAAATGGTGTAACAGCTTCATTCGATTGTAGCTTTGAGCGTCAGATGAGTAACACCTATGAAGTGCTCGGAACGAAAGGAAGCATTAAAGTGCCATTCGCTTATCGTCCAGATGCCCCTGATGCGGGTGGATTCGTTTACGTTACGAATAGTAATGGGGAGACACGAGAAGAAGTAGCCGATGGGGAACAATATACACTGATGATTGACCATTTTGCAGATTGTGTGCAAAATAACCAACAACCATCCTATTCAGGCGAAGCAACAATTAATAATTTGAAAGCCATTGAAGCATGCTATCGTTCAATTGAAAAAAATAGTCCGGAAGAAATCGGCTAA
- a CDS encoding helix-turn-helix domain-containing protein encodes MIGAKIRYFRQMKGITQEQLASGICSIPYLSKIEHGLAQPSEELVEHLCNELGVSLDQVDDEDKMKQLHNDLDSWYKEMRLRNFEEVISYKKRIDEEIDTVEDPDMLTKYLLLSFRYHILFRESDKANDLLERLYHVQERLSEDLEYFYYYFLGLYYYQNTKFKEANEQYKKAHFLLISMKSNSAEWAEFYYQQALVHNRLSQITLSNNLAIKCLDLFNKEYNFKRASDTEILLGINNRVILNYGEAEHHFQNALKYAESFNDKRLKSIIYHDLGYVYSFQNNSEMALQYYQSALQNSEMHEIEDRAKTIYLIASEYLKINNFELASHWIDEGMDLVKKTEFLEYIHHFKVLILKLNNSQFDNQELLLKNAVKYFEEKNHWFYVSEYGEMLADHYFNNGQYKNSSFYFRLANDARKKIMN; translated from the coding sequence ATGATTGGGGCAAAAATCCGATACTTTAGACAAATGAAAGGCATCACGCAGGAACAACTTGCTTCCGGTATCTGTTCTATTCCTTACTTAAGCAAAATTGAACATGGACTTGCCCAGCCAAGTGAAGAATTAGTCGAACATTTATGTAATGAATTAGGTGTCTCTCTTGATCAAGTTGATGATGAGGACAAGATGAAACAACTGCACAATGACCTGGATTCCTGGTACAAAGAAATGCGTTTGCGAAATTTTGAAGAGGTTATTAGTTATAAAAAGCGCATTGATGAGGAGATTGATACAGTAGAAGATCCTGATATGCTTACTAAGTATTTACTCCTTTCTTTTAGATACCACATCCTTTTCAGAGAGTCCGATAAGGCCAATGACCTTTTAGAACGACTTTATCATGTTCAGGAAAGATTATCTGAGGATCTTGAATACTTCTATTATTATTTTTTAGGTTTATATTACTACCAAAACACCAAATTTAAAGAAGCAAATGAACAATACAAGAAAGCTCATTTTCTATTAATTTCTATGAAATCTAATAGTGCAGAATGGGCAGAATTTTATTATCAGCAGGCACTTGTTCATAATCGACTTAGTCAAATTACACTATCAAACAACCTGGCAATAAAGTGCCTTGATTTATTTAATAAAGAATACAATTTTAAAAGAGCTTCTGATACAGAAATTCTATTAGGTATAAATAATAGAGTAATATTAAATTACGGTGAAGCAGAACACCATTTCCAAAACGCATTAAAATATGCTGAATCATTCAACGATAAACGTCTAAAAAGTATTATTTATCACGATCTTGGTTACGTTTATTCCTTTCAAAACAATTCGGAAATGGCCTTACAATACTACCAATCTGCACTTCAAAATAGTGAAATGCACGAAATTGAAGATCGAGCTAAAACCATTTATCTAATTGCATCAGAATATTTAAAAATTAATAACTTTGAACTTGCAAGTCACTGGATTGATGAAGGTATGGATTTAGTGAAAAAAACAGAGTTCCTGGAATATATACATCATTTTAAAGTTCTGATATTGAAACTTAACAATAGTCAGTTTGACAACCAGGAACTTCTCTTAAAAAACGCTGTGAAGTATTTTGAAGAGAAAAATCATTGGTTTTACGTTTCAGAATATGGTGAAATGCTGGCAGACCATTATTTTAATAATGGCCAATATAAAAACTCAAGTTTTTATTTTAGATTAGCTAATGATGCCAGAAAAAAAATCATGAATTAG
- a CDS encoding cell wall-binding repeat-containing protein, with protein MIEVPATEVDETIDRLQTNKEVEHVEEDQPVYLMNAQPDDPLFSYQKAWVEQIDLSGAWDLVRENDTSSVVAVIDSGVDLNHPDLKANITEGVNLITPAKLPQDVDGHGTRVAGLIGAETNNKIGIASPSRGVMIMPVKVTENGTGKLSTVVEGIRYAIDHGADAINLSLGSYNHSFALRTIIDEAIANNILVVGAAGNDNDSAVVYPAAYPEVLSVAAVETGTTEKASFSNYGSLVDIAAPGTDIYSTSLNGTYAFDDGTSVAAPIAMSSAVLLKKHAPYLTNKQTFKLMKSTAEELSGSYLLGSGLLNVESAVNEVSEYKRVYGDTAIQTAIEISRNSWRTLKNQTLEIDGQSLEGKFIVLARSDEFPDSLAASPLASKLESPILLTKRNELSADVMGEIERLSPDHVLIIGGENAIPEKVLNGIESVGINTTRIAGDNRYDTATEIAQIVDGDTNQTFIVSGEKFPDALSISSFAARLEAPVVFTKDHVLPEESITYLKQDVKETAYVIGGEEVVDANVFASIPAMERERIGGEDRYDTNFKVLLHFGLSDSSEKVYFATGMKYPDALTGGAAASLTGESIVLVHPTREYDSLKKSLLYLNNQGINDYRILGGSEAIPLEKAWNLDQILFE; from the coding sequence GTGATCGAGGTCCCAGCGACAGAGGTGGATGAAACAATTGATCGCCTTCAAACAAATAAAGAAGTGGAACATGTTGAAGAAGATCAGCCGGTCTACCTGATGAATGCACAACCTGATGACCCATTGTTTTCTTATCAAAAAGCGTGGGTTGAGCAGATCGACTTATCGGGTGCATGGGATCTTGTACGAGAAAATGATACTTCCTCAGTCGTAGCGGTTATTGATTCTGGGGTAGATCTAAACCATCCAGATCTGAAAGCGAATATAACGGAGGGTGTGAATTTAATAACACCAGCTAAATTGCCTCAGGACGTCGATGGACACGGAACCAGGGTAGCCGGACTTATTGGAGCTGAAACGAATAATAAGATCGGGATTGCATCACCTTCTCGAGGGGTAATGATTATGCCGGTGAAGGTGACAGAGAATGGAACGGGAAAGTTATCAACAGTAGTTGAGGGCATACGATATGCCATTGACCATGGAGCAGATGCGATTAATCTCAGTCTTGGAAGTTACAATCATTCATTCGCGCTACGAACGATAATTGATGAAGCTATAGCTAATAACATATTAGTTGTAGGGGCTGCTGGGAACGATAATGATTCAGCTGTTGTTTATCCCGCTGCATATCCGGAGGTTTTATCAGTAGCTGCAGTAGAGACTGGGACCACGGAGAAAGCTTCTTTTTCTAATTACGGTTCATTAGTTGACATAGCAGCTCCAGGTACGGATATCTATAGTACATCTCTCAATGGTACATATGCCTTTGATGATGGCACAAGTGTTGCAGCACCGATTGCAATGTCATCAGCCGTTCTATTGAAAAAACATGCCCCATATCTAACAAACAAGCAAACTTTTAAGTTAATGAAATCAACTGCTGAAGAGTTAAGTGGCAGTTATTTACTCGGAAGCGGCTTATTAAATGTTGAGTCAGCTGTTAACGAGGTTTCAGAATATAAGCGGGTCTATGGTGACACAGCCATTCAGACGGCTATTGAAATTTCAAGAAATAGCTGGAGGACTTTAAAGAACCAAACGCTTGAAATAGATGGTCAAAGTCTTGAAGGAAAGTTTATCGTACTTGCACGCTCAGATGAATTTCCAGATAGTCTTGCAGCGTCTCCTCTAGCTTCAAAACTAGAAAGTCCGATTTTACTAACAAAAAGAAATGAGCTTTCAGCTGATGTAATGGGTGAAATAGAGAGACTTTCTCCTGATCATGTGCTTATCATAGGCGGAGAAAATGCTATACCAGAGAAGGTGTTAAATGGGATCGAATCAGTCGGAATCAATACGACTCGCATTGCCGGTGATAATCGATATGACACAGCAACCGAAATAGCTCAAATCGTTGATGGTGATACAAATCAAACATTCATCGTTTCAGGTGAAAAGTTCCCGGACGCTCTTTCAATTTCATCATTTGCAGCAAGACTGGAAGCACCTGTGGTATTTACCAAAGATCATGTTCTGCCTGAAGAGTCGATAACCTATCTAAAGCAGGATGTTAAAGAAACAGCCTATGTGATTGGTGGAGAAGAAGTAGTTGACGCTAACGTATTTGCATCTATACCTGCAATGGAGCGTGAGCGTATTGGTGGAGAAGACCGCTATGATACGAATTTTAAAGTGCTGCTCCACTTTGGCTTATCAGATTCGAGTGAAAAAGTGTATTTTGCCACCGGAATGAAATATCCTGACGCTTTGACAGGAGGGGCAGCTGCCTCGTTAACTGGGGAGTCAATTGTCCTCGTTCATCCTACAAGAGAGTACGATTCACTTAAAAAGTCCCTACTCTATTTAAATAACCAGGGAATAAATGACTATCGCATTCTCGGAGGTTCAGAAGCCATCCCTCTGGAAAAGGCCTGGAATCTAGATCAAATACTTTTTGAATAG
- a CDS encoding SRPBCC family protein encodes MPVIYLETLIDAPIETCFNLARNVEAHVKSTEQTHERAVDGVTEGLLENGDQVTWEAVHFGIKQKLTAQITAMHEPDWFIDEMVSGAFKSFVHTHRFEQIEHVTLMVDQFIYRSPLGLVGSLADALFLKKYMRKLLEERARQLKIMAETAE; translated from the coding sequence TTGCCTGTTATTTATCTCGAAACATTGATTGATGCTCCGATTGAAACATGCTTCAACCTCGCAAGAAATGTTGAGGCACACGTGAAAAGTACTGAACAAACGCATGAACGAGCCGTGGACGGTGTAACGGAAGGACTTCTTGAAAATGGAGATCAAGTGACCTGGGAAGCTGTTCATTTTGGAATCAAACAGAAATTAACAGCTCAAATCACTGCTATGCATGAGCCAGATTGGTTTATAGATGAAATGGTTTCAGGCGCTTTTAAATCATTTGTTCATACACACAGGTTTGAGCAAATCGAGCATGTGACATTGATGGTTGATCAATTTATCTATCGATCTCCACTTGGGTTAGTAGGCTCACTTGCTGATGCGCTATTTTTGAAAAAATACATGAGGAAGTTACTTGAAGAACGTGCGCGTCAATTAAAAATCATGGCTGAAACAGCTGAATAA
- a CDS encoding HAD family hydrolase yields the protein MAFYMFDVDGVLTDENARPDKDAVALIEILAKEGHVLSFVTGRSRGWLGDYLFPLFDDNIDWSSLYCVSEHGAIKGRGTDVSSWNFDDHYDISEEVKKKLYEVSQNEKYEDLIQWDNTKEAMGTVEAVHGEPGNKEHLENTRKALREYAEEVESIANDSNNKTVVSTYGVDVIHPDLSKKIGAEWIIDEIKSAEEVFVFGDSGGDMVMATTARDKGLSNITFHWVGEGDSPEEDGIKTISSSNSYSEGTIELLKKLG from the coding sequence ATGGCCTTTTATATGTTTGATGTAGACGGTGTTCTGACAGACGAGAATGCCAGACCAGATAAAGATGCGGTAGCGTTAATTGAAATTCTTGCAAAAGAAGGTCATGTTCTTTCCTTCGTAACAGGACGATCACGCGGATGGCTTGGGGATTATTTATTCCCTTTATTTGATGACAATATTGACTGGTCCTCGCTTTATTGTGTGTCAGAGCATGGAGCAATTAAGGGACGTGGAACGGATGTCTCTTCATGGAATTTCGATGATCACTATGATATTTCTGAGGAAGTTAAAAAGAAATTATATGAAGTGAGTCAGAATGAAAAATATGAAGACCTGATCCAATGGGATAATACGAAAGAAGCAATGGGGACGGTTGAGGCTGTACATGGTGAGCCTGGAAATAAGGAGCATTTAGAGAACACGCGTAAAGCGCTTCGTGAATATGCTGAGGAAGTTGAATCCATTGCTAATGATTCTAATAATAAAACAGTCGTTTCTACTTACGGAGTTGATGTAATCCATCCTGATTTATCCAAAAAAATCGGTGCGGAATGGATTATTGATGAAATCAAGTCAGCTGAGGAAGTCTTTGTTTTCGGTGATAGCGGCGGTGATATGGTGATGGCTACTACCGCTAGAGACAAAGGGTTATCGAACATTACTTTCCACTGGGTTGGTGAAGGTGATTCACCTGAGGAAGACGGAATTAAAACGATCTCAAGCTCAAATTCCTATTCAGAGGGTACAATCGAATTATTAAAAAAACTTGGCTAA
- a CDS encoding agmatinase family protein, with amino-acid sequence MSTYPYPMLERPFVEFRKAEGKPFRNVSEWIQTLPPSGEYRFENYDAVILGIPLSRSSISASAASEAPNALRSAWKYFSTYHIEADVELNGMGILDIGDVKQSITDIAASYKAIREVMYAMRMNHPHTLPICLGGDHSVTARLVQGWKKAHPEQTIGLLQFDTHFDLRSLDEGPTNGTPMRLLIEEGIVKGEHIHTLGVHGFFNSQALKHYADQSGVTYKTMTQMRKYGISRTVKESLDALSEDVDIIYVTVDMDVLDVAFAPGAPAATPGGMRTDELFEAVFLAGQASKAASMDIVCLDPRLDVREATIKAGVHVMLCFLSGYWDRKQKEMSID; translated from the coding sequence ATGAGCACATACCCTTATCCGATGCTTGAAAGGCCATTTGTTGAGTTTCGGAAAGCCGAAGGAAAACCCTTTCGAAATGTAAGCGAATGGATTCAAACCCTTCCACCTTCAGGGGAATATCGCTTTGAAAATTACGATGCCGTTATTCTTGGAATTCCCTTATCACGCTCTTCCATCAGTGCTTCAGCAGCCAGTGAAGCGCCGAATGCTTTAAGAAGCGCTTGGAAGTACTTCTCCACATACCACATCGAAGCGGATGTTGAACTGAATGGGATGGGAATCCTTGATATTGGCGATGTTAAACAGTCAATCACGGATATTGCCGCTTCTTATAAGGCGATTCGTGAAGTCATGTATGCGATGAGAATGAACCATCCCCACACCCTTCCAATCTGCCTGGGAGGGGATCACTCTGTTACCGCCCGACTAGTTCAAGGCTGGAAGAAGGCACATCCAGAGCAAACAATTGGCTTGTTACAGTTTGACACTCATTTCGATTTGCGATCCCTTGATGAGGGACCAACGAACGGAACGCCTATGCGACTTCTGATTGAAGAAGGCATTGTGAAAGGAGAGCATATCCATACGCTTGGAGTACACGGTTTTTTCAACAGCCAGGCGCTGAAACACTATGCTGATCAGTCCGGTGTGACCTATAAAACGATGACGCAAATGAGAAAGTATGGGATTTCTAGAACGGTTAAAGAGTCCCTTGATGCCTTAAGTGAGGACGTAGATATTATATATGTCACGGTAGATATGGATGTTCTTGATGTTGCTTTTGCCCCTGGCGCACCAGCTGCAACGCCTGGCGGGATGCGAACAGATGAGCTTTTTGAGGCCGTTTTTTTAGCTGGTCAGGCAAGTAAGGCAGCTTCCATGGATATTGTATGTCTTGACCCAAGATTAGACGTTAGAGAAGCCACTATAAAAGCCGGCGTCCATGTCATGCTTTGCTTCCTCTCAGGATACTGGGATCGTAAACAGAAAGAAATGAGCATTGACTAA
- a CDS encoding VanZ family protein, whose product MIAYVSKTAMLALALAWFFFGLMLSSIAVLTLVGVDPSSHFEGVVSSYLKSKEIHYGPLTLSIATNGEAGVTYFIIRKLGHFFVYSFVSIVLMSLLHMKPLVLKPFLIVLVTCVLGVMDEFIQAFLPSRTALMMDVFVDTAGGVHGVLLYLSWQLCRKWKAL is encoded by the coding sequence ATGATTGCTTATGTATCGAAAACAGCTATGTTAGCACTGGCGTTGGCGTGGTTTTTCTTCGGACTAATGCTGTCATCCATAGCTGTATTGACTCTGGTCGGAGTGGATCCATCATCTCATTTCGAAGGTGTGGTTTCCTCTTATCTAAAGTCGAAAGAAATTCATTATGGACCGTTAACTCTTAGTATTGCTACCAATGGAGAAGCCGGAGTTACTTACTTTATAATTAGAAAGCTTGGTCACTTTTTTGTTTATAGTTTCGTTTCGATTGTCTTAATGTCCTTATTACATATGAAACCACTAGTCTTAAAACCCTTCCTCATTGTTCTTGTAACGTGTGTTTTGGGTGTGATGGATGAATTCATTCAGGCATTTCTGCCATCTCGAACGGCACTCATGATGGATGTTTTCGTAGATACGGCAGGAGGAGTGCATGGCGTTTTACTATATCTTTCATGGCAACTATGTCGCAAATGGAAAGCTCTCTGA
- a CDS encoding cell wall-binding repeat-containing protein, whose amino-acid sequence MKILTSLLVGILAFSLSMNGVQAAGETVSVKLVNYIKDNSMLAFNVYGSYQIEGSDIVLESDRLNEYSVKAEAGNVVLYRGSLQLKNFGSSMKLVPTITNAMDSFVELGEKRYLGEMEFVVEGKYIRPINTLSMEEYLKGVVPSEMPASWGYEGGMEALKAQSIAARTFAIPRKDKLTDSQSSQVYKGYDWEKTTNEAIDATAGKTLKSNGSYIGAFYSSTNGGMVMSNTNSWGSRLLPYLQTKADPYDEKIVTRYDSWSYTLGKKQIETSQLDLKKPESWWNSVSELSADATEIKNMKSWLTSKGKIQSTDEIKITEISNVSFTLPPFTSDEVLKGSMTITYFLKNKDGFVLNADGILKNHTMKIEDTSYNIRFMIGTTIMKSPYIKSIETKGDSIVVSGSGYGHGIGMSQYGAYQQSKDGRTFNEILSFYYPETDLVTESSSIQVPKRLAGNNRYETSVEISKEGWKQSSDVVVIGRGDLSVDALTGSVLAKKHNAPLLLTESDALPALVEAELDRLKPEKVYILGGQAAISETVEKQLASKGYLADIERISGGNRYETSVAVANEVGNSNEIIVTTGDDQSPDALSIAPYAASKQIPILLTSAAKLSEEAKVYMNAAKPVKATIIGGDNAVSPAVQEEIGQVSTVKRVAGNNRYETSVKIAETFDFENVSVFFANGDIFIDALPGSPFAAAMGAPVILMKQDGLTKEVEDYLNSSISREYYLLGGEAAISKPVEDRINKLAK is encoded by the coding sequence TTGAAAATTCTCACGTCACTTTTGGTTGGCATTTTAGCATTTTCTTTGTCGATGAACGGCGTACAGGCAGCAGGGGAGACGGTTTCTGTTAAACTTGTAAACTACATTAAAGATAACTCGATGCTGGCATTTAACGTGTATGGCAGTTATCAAATTGAGGGAAGCGACATTGTACTCGAAAGCGATCGATTAAATGAGTACAGCGTTAAGGCAGAAGCAGGCAATGTGGTTCTTTACAGAGGAAGCTTGCAACTAAAGAATTTTGGATCATCTATGAAGCTTGTCCCAACCATAACGAATGCCATGGACAGCTTTGTGGAACTTGGGGAAAAAAGGTATCTAGGCGAAATGGAATTTGTAGTCGAAGGCAAGTACATTCGCCCAATTAATACACTCTCAATGGAGGAGTATTTAAAGGGTGTCGTTCCAAGTGAGATGCCTGCTTCATGGGGGTACGAAGGTGGAATGGAAGCCTTAAAAGCCCAGTCGATCGCAGCAAGAACTTTTGCTATTCCACGAAAAGACAAGTTGACAGATAGTCAATCGAGTCAGGTCTACAAAGGATATGACTGGGAAAAAACAACGAATGAAGCGATTGATGCGACAGCTGGAAAAACCTTGAAGAGCAATGGCTCATACATAGGGGCATTCTATTCTTCTACTAACGGTGGTATGGTCATGTCGAATACGAATTCCTGGGGAAGCAGATTATTACCTTATTTACAGACAAAAGCTGATCCGTATGATGAAAAAATAGTGACGAGATATGACTCATGGAGTTATACACTGGGCAAAAAGCAAATTGAGACGAGCCAGCTTGATTTGAAGAAACCTGAATCCTGGTGGAATAGCGTTAGTGAACTAAGTGCTGATGCAACGGAAATCAAGAATATGAAATCATGGCTGACATCAAAGGGGAAAATCCAGTCAACAGATGAAATCAAAATCACTGAGATTTCAAATGTGTCATTCACCCTGCCACCATTTACATCTGATGAAGTGTTGAAGGGCAGTATGACGATTACCTATTTTCTCAAAAACAAAGATGGATTTGTATTGAATGCAGATGGAATCTTAAAGAATCATACAATGAAAATTGAAGACACTTCCTATAATATTCGATTCATGATTGGAACGACGATTATGAAGAGCCCTTATATTAAGAGCATTGAAACCAAAGGTGACTCAATTGTCGTATCAGGAAGTGGATATGGCCATGGAATTGGAATGAGTCAGTACGGAGCATATCAGCAATCGAAAGACGGCCGTACATTTAATGAAATTCTATCATTCTATTATCCTGAAACAGACTTAGTAACAGAGTCAAGTTCAATTCAAGTACCGAAACGCCTTGCAGGAAATAATCGCTATGAAACAAGCGTTGAAATTTCGAAAGAAGGATGGAAACAATCTTCTGATGTTGTCGTTATTGGAAGAGGAGATTTATCAGTGGATGCTCTTACAGGTAGTGTTCTTGCGAAAAAGCACAATGCCCCATTATTATTAACGGAAAGTGATGCGCTTCCGGCTCTAGTCGAGGCTGAATTAGATCGTTTAAAACCAGAAAAAGTTTATATCCTTGGAGGACAAGCAGCCATTTCTGAAACAGTAGAAAAGCAGCTTGCTTCGAAAGGATATCTTGCTGATATTGAACGTATTAGTGGAGGTAATCGCTATGAAACGTCAGTAGCTGTTGCAAATGAGGTTGGGAACAGCAATGAGATCATCGTAACGACCGGAGATGATCAGTCACCAGATGCTCTTTCCATTGCTCCTTATGCAGCGTCGAAACAAATTCCAATATTATTAACCTCAGCAGCAAAATTAAGTGAAGAAGCGAAGGTGTACATGAATGCAGCTAAACCGGTAAAGGCAACCATTATCGGAGGGGACAATGCGGTATCACCTGCTGTTCAGGAAGAAATAGGTCAAGTATCAACGGTTAAGCGTGTGGCAGGAAATAACCGTTACGAAACAAGTGTCAAAATTGCTGAAACGTTTGATTTTGAGAACGTCAGTGTATTCTTTGCAAATGGAGATATCTTTATTGACGCACTTCCAGGCTCCCCGTTTGCAGCTGCAATGGGTGCCCCAGTCATCTTAATGAAACAGGACGGCCTTACAAAGGAAGTAGAGGATTATTTAAACTCTTCCATTAGCCGTGAATATTATCTCCTTGGTGGAGAAGCAGCTATTAGTAAACCAGTTGAAGATCGAATAAATAAATTGGCTAAATAG